The genomic window CATGCCGGTGACGGTGTTGCGGGTGTACTGCACGTGCCCCGGGGTGTCGGCCAAAATGAAGGCGCGCTCGTCGGTGGCGAAGTACCGGTAGGCGACGTCGATGGTGATGCCCTGCTCGCGCTCGGCGCGCAGGCCGTCGACCAGCAGAGAGAGGTCCAGGCCGTCGAAGCCGCGGTCGGCGGAGGACTGCTCCACCGAGGCGAGGGTGTCGGCCAGCACACTCTTGGTGTCGTGCAGCAGGCGTCCGACGAAGGTGGACTTGCCGTCGTCGACGGAGCCGGCGGTGCACAGCCGCAGCGTCTCGCGGTCGGCGATGACGTCGGAGGCGGATTCGATCACGGGTGCGGAGCTACTCATCAGAAGTAACCCTCCTTCTTACGGTCTTCCATGGCGGACTCGGACAGGCGGTCGTCGGCGCGGGTGGCGCCGCGTTCGGTGAGGGTGGAGGTGGAGATCTCCGCGAGCACCGCGTCAATCGACGCGGCGTCGGACTCGACGGCGCCGGTGCAGGACATGTCGCCCACGGTGCGGTAGCGCACGGTGCGCACCTCCAGCTGCTCGTCCTTGCCCGGGCCGCCCCATTCGCCCGGGGTCAGCCACATGCCGTCGCGGTTGAACACCTCGCGGTCGTGGGAGAAGTAGATGCTGGGCAATTCGATGCCGCGGGCACCGATGTATTCCCAGATGTCCGTCTCCGTCCAGTTGGAGATGGGGAAGACGCGGATGTTTTCGCCCGGCAGCTTTTCGCCGTTGTACAGGCTCCACAGCTCGGGGCGCTGCCGGCGCGGGTCCCAGCCGCCGAAGGAGTCGCGCACGGAGAAAACGCGCTCCTTGGCACGCGCGCGTTCCTCGTCGCGGCGGGCGCCGCCCAGGACGGCGTCGTAACCGCGGTCGGCGATCGTCTCGACGAGCGGGACGGTCTGCAGCGGGTTGCGCGTGCCGTCCGGGCGCTCCTGCAGCTCGCCGCGGTCGATCCAGTCCTGGACCTTGGCCACGTGCAGGCGGGCGCCGGTCTCCTCCACGAGACGGTCGCGGAAGTCGAGGACCTCCGGGAAGTTGTGCCCGGTGTCCACGTGTAGCAGCTCAAACGGAACGGTCGCCGGGGCGAACGCGCGGCGGGCGAGCTCGAAGACGACGCAGGAGTCCTTGCCGCCGGAGAAGAGCAGCCCGATCTTGTCGAACTGTCCCGCGACCTCGCGCAGGATGTGGATGGATTCGTTTTCCAGGTCCCGCAGGTGCGGGGACAGAGTTGTGTCAGTCACTGTTTGGGTCATGTGTTGGCTCACTTGGCTGAAAGTAGTTGAGGCTAAGAAATTAGGTGTGCAGGCCGCACTCGGTTTTACCCGACCCGGCCCAGCGCCCGGCGCGCGGATCCTGGCCTTCGGCGACCGGCAGGGTGCACGGCGCGCAGCCGATGGAGGGATACCCCTGGGTGGTCAACGGGTGGACGATGAGATCGTGCTCCGCGATGTAGGCGTCGGTCTCCTCCAGCGTCCAGGTGATCATCGGGGAGATCTTCAGCCGCCCGGTGCGGTGCAGCGACAGGGCGGGCGCCTCGGCGCGGGAGGGGCCGTCGTCGCGGCGCAGCCCGTCGATCATGCCGGTGTACGGGCTCAGGCCCGCGGCCATGGGCTCGACCTTGCGCATGCGGCAGCAGGCGGTCGGATTGTTGCGGTAGAGGTTGACGCCGTAGGTGTCGTCCTGTTCCTCCGTGGTGAGGATGGATCTCACCCGGGTGAGCCGGTTGTCCGGGTAGCGGCGCTCCACCTGGTCGGCGACGTCGACGGTCTCCGGAAAGTGGTAGCCGGTGTCCAGGAAGATGGCGTCCAGGCCCGGGAAGTGGCGCGCCGAGAGCTCGGCGAGGACGGTGTTTTCCATGGACATGGTCATCACCAGCGGGTGCGGTGCGTGCTCGCGGGCCCACTCCATGATGTTCTGCGCGGATTCGTCGTACAGCGTATCCGCCCACTCCTCCACCAGTTCCGCGTTGCGGGCGACGACGTCCTCCGGCAACGGGGCGGTGCCCGTCGTGCCGGCCGGACTGATGTCCGGGTCCCGGTGCGCGGGGCCGCCGCCGCCCAATAAGTTGACGCTGCTGGTCATTGTTCTTCCACCTCGTGTTCTTTGGCAGGGGTCGCCCCAGTGTCGCCCGTTTTCTTCAGCACCGCATCATGACCGTGCCTACGCAGTGAATTCTGCAGGGCCTGCTCGGTGGAGAGCGCCGGTGCGGGCGCGTGTTCCGGGTCGTCTTGGCCGTGGAACATCACGGAGAAGATGCGCAGGCACTCCTCGCACTTCCAGGCGAAGTCGCCTTCCTCATCGGGGAAAAGGTCCATGCCGCCGCAGTAGGGGCAGTGCGTGGGGTGGTTGCGGTTCGGGTTCGGCTTGCGACGAAAGGCCATTACTTGATGTCTTCCTCGTCGGCGCGCAGGAGCCAGTCCCGGAAGATCTCGCCTTCCTCGCGCTTGTCCTTGTAGTTGCTGACCACGCGCACCACGTAGTCGGTCAGCTCGGTGGACAGCACCTTGTGACCGCGGATCTTGCGGCCGAAGTTGGCGCCTTCGCCGACGGTGCCGCCCAAGTGGACCTGGAAGCCTTCGACGCGGTTGCCGTCGGCGTCGGTGACCGTCTGGCCCTTGAAACCCATGTCGGAGACCTGGGTGCGGGCGCAGGCGTTGGGGCAGCCGTTGAGTGAAATGGTGATCGGCGAATCCAGGTCGCCGAAGCGCTCCTCCAGCTCGTCGGTGAGCTCGATGGCGCGCGACTTGGTGGTCGTGTGCGCGAGCTTGCAGTACTCCAGGCCGGTGCAGGAGATCAGGCCGCGGCGGAATTCGCTGGGGGTGGTGTACAGGCCCAGCTGGTCCAGCTCCGCGGAAAACGGCTCGATCTGATCCTTTTCCAGGTCCAGGAACAGCAGCTCCTTGAACGGGGTGTGGCGCAGTCGGGTCAGACCGTATTTTTCCGCCAGATCGGCCAGGGCGATCAGCTGCTCGCCGGTCATGTGCCCCAGCGTCGGCTTGGCGCCCAGGTAGAACTTGCCGTCCTTCTGCTCGTGCACGCCGATGTGGTCGCGGTCGACGGGGTTGGCGGCCGGGTCCGGACCGTCGGGCAGCCGGTAGCCCAGGTACTCCTCTTCGAGGATCTCGCGGAACTTCGCGTGCCCCCACTTGGCCACGAGGAACTTCAGGCGGGCGCGGTTGCGCAGACGGCGGTAGCCGTAGTCGCGGAAGATCTTGGTCACCCCGGCCCAGACCTCGGGCACCTGCTCGAGGGTGACGAACACGCCGAGGGACTGCGCGAGCATCGGGTTGGTGGACAGGCCGCCGCCGACGAAGCACTGGAAGCCGGGGCCGAACTCCGGGTGCTGCACGGCCTGGAAGGAGACGTCCTGGATTTCGTGGGTGACGTCCTGGCGGGCGTTGCCGGAGATGGCGCTCTTGTACTTGCGCGGCAGGTTCTGGAATTCGGGGTTCGGCAGGAGTTCGTTTTTGATGACGTCGATCGCCGGCTGGGCGTCGATGATCTCGTCCTTGGCCACCCCGGCGACCGGGGAGCCCAGGATGACGCGCGGCACGTCGCCGCAACCGTTGAGGGTGTCCAGGCCGACAGACTCGAGTTTCTCCCAGATGGCGGGGACGTCCTCGATGCGCACCCAGTGCAGCTGGATGTTCTGGCGGTCGGTGAAGTCGACGGTGGAACGCGCGTAGTCGCGGGAAATCTCGCCGATGGCGCGGGCGCGCGTCGGGGAGGACTGGCCGCCGTCGAAGCGGATGCGCATCATGAAGTACTCGTCCTGCAGCTCCGAGTTGTCCTTGCCGGTGTGCTCGGTGCCCAGGTTCTGCTTGCGCTGGGTGTACATGCCGACCCACTTGAAGCGCGGGGCCAGGTCGTCGTCGGGGATGGAGGCGAAGCCCTCCTTGGAGTAAATGTCGATGATCCGCTGCTTGACGGCCAGGCCCGGATCTTCCTGCTTGACCTCTTCTTCGTGGTTGAGGGGCGCGTCGCCGTCGATCTTCCACTGGCCTTCGGGCTTGGGGGCTCGGCGCTTCGGTTTGGTGTCGGTTGCTGTGGTCACGTCGGGCACACCTTTCTCCGGACTGGTTTGTCTAGTTCCGGTTTGTCGGCACCCACTCTAGGCGCTCGTTCGCTGTCTGGAATGAAACTTAACCGAACCACTCGGTCTAAACAATTGGATCAGTTCGGTTCACCCACCCGCGCCCGAAGAGTCCAGAACCAGAAACGGCCGATACCTGCATATTCACGCCTATGTGCAGGCTGAATTTTATCCCCGGTCCCGACCCCCACCCCCGCCGGCCCCTGAATTTAAAAGCGGGGAAACGTTCCCTGCCGCCGCCTGGGGTGCTAATTCTTAGACAAAGCGGTCTACCAATGGCAGACAAATCGCCCAAGAAAGGCTTCCCACATGACTCACCGCACCCCCTTGCGCATCGCCGTCATCGGCGCCGGCCCGGTCGGCCTCCACGCAGCCGAGCAGCTGATCTGCAACGGCATGCGGGAGGTCCACGTCGACATCCTCGAGGCCCGCCCCGCCGCACCCGGGCTGATCAAGTTCACGCAGGCCATCGACGGCGCCGTCGAGCCCCTCCCCGAGCACTACACCCGCCCGCACCTGCGGGTGATCGGCAACGTCACCGTGGGCCGCGACGTGCTCCGCGAGGAGCTCGACGGCCACTACGACGCAGTCCTCGACGCCACCGCCGGCGCGGCCCCCGACGCCGTCGACGTGACGACGCTGATCGCCACCGCCCTCGGCGACGTCACCGACCTGTTGGCCTTCCGCTCCCTGCCGCACACCGTCTGGACCGGATGGCGCCGCCTCGACGAGTCGGTGCGCCGGGGCGCCGGCGGATGGCGGGAAACCGTGCTGCGGGCCCGCGCGGTGCCCGTGTGCGACCAGTGAGGCCAGGCGTCGTCAAGCTGCTAAATTTAAGCGGACCCGGCGCGTGACGCCACCTCCGTCCACGCCTCCAGCCCACGCTTCACCCCACAAAGGATTCCCGTGGAACTGCTCCGCTTGCTCTCCGCGCGCTCAAAGCCCTATCTGGGCGCGATCGCGGCCATCGTCGTCCTGCAGACGATTTCCACCCTGGCCACGCTGTACCTGCCCTCACTCAACGCCCGCATCATCGACGAGGGCGTGTCCCAGGGCAACGTCCCGTTCATCTGGCGCATCGGCGGCGTCATGCTTATCGTCGCGTTCGTGCAGGTCATCTCGGCGGGCATCGCCATCTGGTTCGGCGCGCGTACCTCCATGGGCGTCGGCCGCGACGTGCGCGCCGACGTCTTCGACCGCGTGACGGACTTCTCCGCGGAAGACGTCTCCCACTTCGGGGCCGCCACCTTGATCACCCGCGGCACCAACGATGTGCAGCAGGTCCAGATGACCTTCCTGATGGTGCTGAACTTCATGGCGCCGGTGCCCATCATGATGGTCGGCGGGGTGGTCATGGCCCTGCGCGAGGACCCCGGCCTGTCCTGGCTGGTGGGGGTCTCCGTGCTGGTGCTGCTGGTGGCGGTCGGCGCGCTGATCGCGGCCCTGATGCCGTTGTTCCAGGGCCTGCAGGGCAAAATCGACCGCATCAACGGGATCTTGCGCGAGCAGATCACGGGCGTGCGCGTCGTCCGCGCCTTCACCCGCGAGGACCACGAGACACGGCGTTTCGACGCCGCGAACGCCGACCTGACGAAACTGTCGCTGAAGATCGGCAACCTGTTCGTGCTGATGTTTCCCGTGATCATGTTGATCCTCAACGTCGCCACCGGCGCGGTGATGTGGTTCGGCGGGATCCGCGTCGACCAGGGCCTGGTGCAGGTCGGCTCGCTGACCGCGTTCCTGCAGTACCTGCTGCAGATTCTCGCCGCCGTCATGATGGGTGCGTTCATGGCGATGATGCTGCCGCGTGCCATCGTCTGCGCCCGCCGCGTCACCGAGGTGCTGCAGCGTGAACCGTCCATCGCGGAGCCCGCCGAGCCCACCCCGGCGGCCCCGGCCCGCGGCGTCGTGACGTTCGAGGGGGTCGACTTCACCTACCCGGGCGCCGACGCCCCCGTGCTGGACGACATTTCCTTCACCGCCGAACCCGGCCAGGTCACCGCCATCATCGGCGCCACCGGTTCCGGCAAGTCCTCGTTGTTGTCGCTGATCCCGCGGCTCTACGCCCCGACCGGCGGGCGGGTGCTCATCGACGGCGTGCCCGTGACCGAACTCGCGCGCCAGGACATCGTCGACCGGGTGGCCATGGTCCCGCAGAAGCCGTACCTCTTCTCCGGGACGGTGGCCAGCAACCTGCGCATCGGTGACCCCGACGCCACCGACGACGACCTCTGGGAGGCCCTCGAGATCGCCCAGGCGGACTTCGTGCGACGCCACGAGGACGGCCTGAACATGGCGATCTCCCAGGGCGGCACCAACGTCTCCGGCGGGCAGCGCCAGCGGCTGGCGATCGCCCGTTCGTTGGTGGCTGAGCCGAAGATCCACCTTTTCGACGACTCTTTCTCCGCCCTCGACGTCATGACCGACGCCCGGTTGCGGGCGGCGCTGCGCCCCACGATCGCCGACGCCACCGTCATCGTCGTCGCGCAGCGCGTCAGCTCCATCGTCGACGCCGACCAGATCCTGGTCATGGAGGCCGGGGCCGTCACCGCCCGCGGCACCCACGAAGAATTGTTGGAGACCTCGACGACCTACCGGGAAATCGTCAGCTCCCAGATGACCGCGGAAGAGGCATAGGCCATGGCACGCACGCGCAATGAGCTCCAGGACCTGACTGAGGAAGAACTGCTCGAGCTGCAGGAGAAAGCCGGCGAAGGGTCCGCGCCGCGCCAGGCGAAGAACTTCGCCGCTGCCGGCGCCCGCCTGCTGGGCCTGATCGCCCCGCACAAGGCGAAGATGGGCCTCGTCCTACTCTTGGTGACGATATCGGTGGTGCTCACCGTCTACGCCCCGCTCGTGACCGGCCGCGCCATGGACGTCATCTTCTCCGGCGCGATCTCCTCTCAGATGCCGGCCGGGCTGACCCGCGAGGACGTCATCGCCGGCCTGCGCGCCGAAGGACAGAACACCTTCGCCGACATGCTCACCGCCATGGAGCTGACCCCCGGGACGGGCATCGACTTCGACCGGCTCGGCCAGCTGATCCTCTTGATCATCGCCCTCTATGTCTTTGCCTCGTTCTTCATGTGGCTGCAGGGCTTCATCCTCAACCGCATGGTCATGCGCGTGGTCTACGGGCTGCGCGTCGACGTGGAAGCCAAGATCAACTCGCTGCCGTTGAGCTATTTCGACCGCGGCCAGCGCGGCGACATCCTCTCGCGCACCACCAACGACGTGGACAACGTGCAGCAGGCGTTGCAGCAGACGCTGTCGCAGGCGGTGCACTCGCTCATGATGCTGGTGGGCATCACCGTGATGATGTTCACCGTCTCCTGGCAGCTCGCGCTCGTGGCGCTGCTGGCGATCCCGCTGACGGCCGGGGTGCTGGCGGTGATCGGCTCGCGCTCACAGCGCCAGTTCGCCACCCAGTGGCGCTCCACCGGCATGCTCAACGGCCACATCGAGGAAACCTTCTCCGGCCACGACCTCATCCAGATCTTCGGGCGCCGGGAGCAGGCGGGCGAGGTCTTCGACCGCCGCAACGGCGAGCTCTACGAGGCGGCCGCGTCCGCGCAGTTCCTCTCCGGGCTGATGATGCCGATCATGCAGTTCATCTCCTACCTGTCTTATGTGGCCATCGCGGTGTTCGGCGGCCTGCGCGTGGCCGGCGGGCAGATGACCCTCGGCGAGGCGACCGCCTTCATCCAGTACTCGCGGCAGTTCAACCAGCCGCTCAGCGAACTGGGCGGCATGCTGCAGATGGTGCAGTCGGGCGTGGCCTCCGCGGAGCGCATCTTCGAGCTTCTCGACGCCGAGGAGCAGCGCCCCGAGACCGCCGGCGCCCGCCTCGACGGCCGCGCCCGCGGGTTGGTGGAGTTCCATGACGTGGACTTCTCCTACTCGGAAGACCAGGAGTTGATCCGTGGCCTGAGCCTGCGGGTGGAACCCGGTCAGACCGCCGCGATCGTGGGCCCCACGGGGGCGGGCAAGACCACGTTGGTCAACCTCATCATGCGCTTCTACGAACTCGACGGCGGCGCCATCACCCTTGACGGCACCGACATCTCCGAGCTGTCGCGCCGTGGGCTGCGCTCCCAGGTGGGGATGGTGCTGCAGGACGCCGTGCTGTTTGAGGGCACCATCAGGGACAACATCCGCTACGGCCGCCTCGACGCCACCGACGAGGAGGTCCTGGCCGCGGCGAAGGCCACCTACGTCGACCGCTTCGTGCACACGCTGCCCGAGGGCTACGACACTGAGATCTCCCAGGACGGCGGTTCGCTCTCGGCCGGCGAGCGGCAGCTGATCACCATCGCCCGCGCCTTTTTGGCCCGGCCGGCGCTGCTCATCCTGGACGAGGCGACCTCCTCGGTGGACACCCGCACCGAGGTGCTGGTCCAGGAGGCGATGAGCGCCCTGCGCGCCGAGCGCACCTCCTTCGTCATCGCGCATCGCTTGTCGACGATCCGCGACGCCGACCTCATCCTGGTCATGGAGTCCGGCGCCATCGTCGAACAGGGCACCCACGACGAGCTGATCGCCGCCGAGGGCGCCTACCACCGGCTGTACCAGTCACAGTTCGCGGAAGAAGAG from Corynebacterium maris DSM 45190 includes these protein-coding regions:
- the cysD gene encoding sulfate adenylyltransferase subunit CysD produces the protein MTQTVTDTTLSPHLRDLENESIHILREVAGQFDKIGLLFSGGKDSCVVFELARRAFAPATVPFELLHVDTGHNFPEVLDFRDRLVEETGARLHVAKVQDWIDRGELQERPDGTRNPLQTVPLVETIADRGYDAVLGGARRDEERARAKERVFSVRDSFGGWDPRRQRPELWSLYNGEKLPGENIRVFPISNWTETDIWEYIGARGIELPSIYFSHDREVFNRDGMWLTPGEWGGPGKDEQLEVRTVRYRTVGDMSCTGAVESDAASIDAVLAEISTSTLTERGATRADDRLSESAMEDRKKEGYF
- a CDS encoding nitrite/sulfite reductase — encoded protein: MTTATDTKPKRRAPKPEGQWKIDGDAPLNHEEEVKQEDPGLAVKQRIIDIYSKEGFASIPDDDLAPRFKWVGMYTQRKQNLGTEHTGKDNSELQDEYFMMRIRFDGGQSSPTRARAIGEISRDYARSTVDFTDRQNIQLHWVRIEDVPAIWEKLESVGLDTLNGCGDVPRVILGSPVAGVAKDEIIDAQPAIDVIKNELLPNPEFQNLPRKYKSAISGNARQDVTHEIQDVSFQAVQHPEFGPGFQCFVGGGLSTNPMLAQSLGVFVTLEQVPEVWAGVTKIFRDYGYRRLRNRARLKFLVAKWGHAKFREILEEEYLGYRLPDGPDPAANPVDRDHIGVHEQKDGKFYLGAKPTLGHMTGEQLIALADLAEKYGLTRLRHTPFKELLFLDLEKDQIEPFSAELDQLGLYTTPSEFRRGLISCTGLEYCKLAHTTTKSRAIELTDELEERFGDLDSPITISLNGCPNACARTQVSDMGFKGQTVTDADGNRVEGFQVHLGGTVGEGANFGRKIRGHKVLSTELTDYVVRVVSNYKDKREEGEIFRDWLLRADEEDIK
- a CDS encoding phosphoadenylyl-sulfate reductase, which gives rise to MTSSVNLLGGGGPAHRDPDISPAGTTGTAPLPEDVVARNAELVEEWADTLYDESAQNIMEWAREHAPHPLVMTMSMENTVLAELSARHFPGLDAIFLDTGYHFPETVDVADQVERRYPDNRLTRVRSILTTEEQDDTYGVNLYRNNPTACCRMRKVEPMAAGLSPYTGMIDGLRRDDGPSRAEAPALSLHRTGRLKISPMITWTLEETDAYIAEHDLIVHPLTTQGYPSIGCAPCTLPVAEGQDPRAGRWAGSGKTECGLHT
- a CDS encoding ABC transporter ATP-binding protein; translation: MELLRLLSARSKPYLGAIAAIVVLQTISTLATLYLPSLNARIIDEGVSQGNVPFIWRIGGVMLIVAFVQVISAGIAIWFGARTSMGVGRDVRADVFDRVTDFSAEDVSHFGAATLITRGTNDVQQVQMTFLMVLNFMAPVPIMMVGGVVMALREDPGLSWLVGVSVLVLLVAVGALIAALMPLFQGLQGKIDRINGILREQITGVRVVRAFTREDHETRRFDAANADLTKLSLKIGNLFVLMFPVIMLILNVATGAVMWFGGIRVDQGLVQVGSLTAFLQYLLQILAAVMMGAFMAMMLPRAIVCARRVTEVLQREPSIAEPAEPTPAAPARGVVTFEGVDFTYPGADAPVLDDISFTAEPGQVTAIIGATGSGKSSLLSLIPRLYAPTGGRVLIDGVPVTELARQDIVDRVAMVPQKPYLFSGTVASNLRIGDPDATDDDLWEALEIAQADFVRRHEDGLNMAISQGGTNVSGGQRQRLAIARSLVAEPKIHLFDDSFSALDVMTDARLRAALRPTIADATVIVVAQRVSSIVDADQILVMEAGAVTARGTHEELLETSTTYREIVSSQMTAEEA
- a CDS encoding ABC transporter ATP-binding protein; the protein is MARTRNELQDLTEEELLELQEKAGEGSAPRQAKNFAAAGARLLGLIAPHKAKMGLVLLLVTISVVLTVYAPLVTGRAMDVIFSGAISSQMPAGLTREDVIAGLRAEGQNTFADMLTAMELTPGTGIDFDRLGQLILLIIALYVFASFFMWLQGFILNRMVMRVVYGLRVDVEAKINSLPLSYFDRGQRGDILSRTTNDVDNVQQALQQTLSQAVHSLMMLVGITVMMFTVSWQLALVALLAIPLTAGVLAVIGSRSQRQFATQWRSTGMLNGHIEETFSGHDLIQIFGRREQAGEVFDRRNGELYEAAASAQFLSGLMMPIMQFISYLSYVAIAVFGGLRVAGGQMTLGEATAFIQYSRQFNQPLSELGGMLQMVQSGVASAERIFELLDAEEQRPETAGARLDGRARGLVEFHDVDFSYSEDQELIRGLSLRVEPGQTAAIVGPTGAGKTTLVNLIMRFYELDGGAITLDGTDISELSRRGLRSQVGMVLQDAVLFEGTIRDNIRYGRLDATDEEVLAAAKATYVDRFVHTLPEGYDTEISQDGGSLSAGERQLITIARAFLARPALLILDEATSSVDTRTEVLVQEAMSALRAERTSFVIAHRLSTIRDADLILVMESGAIVEQGTHDELIAAEGAYHRLYQSQFAEEE
- a CDS encoding ferredoxin/ferredoxin--NADP reductase is translated as MTHRTPLRIAVIGAGPVGLHAAEQLICNGMREVHVDILEARPAAPGLIKFTQAIDGAVEPLPEHYTRPHLRVIGNVTVGRDVLREELDGHYDAVLDATAGAAPDAVDVTTLIATALGDVTDLLAFRSLPHTVWTGWRRLDESVRRGAGGWRETVLRARAVPVCDQ